In Vigna radiata var. radiata cultivar VC1973A chromosome 3, Vradiata_ver6, whole genome shotgun sequence, the following proteins share a genomic window:
- the LOC106757628 gene encoding protein ROOT PRIMORDIUM DEFECTIVE 1, translated as MNKNGVIPWMRQQWRGIVKVRLKWVKNRSLDHVIDKETDLKAACLLKDAINRSSTAFLTAKSVADWQKLLGLTVPVLRFLRRYPTLFQEFPHPRWPSLPCFRLTDTALFLHSQELALHQAHQNNAVERLSKLLMMTRSRALPLCSLHSLKWDLGLPDSFEKTLVPNFPNDFQFVKSNGVVSLKLARWPEEFAVSALQQRNECGTHYREFKRGQSALAFPMKFPRGYGAQKKVRTWMEEFQKLPYVSPYVDSSKIDPNSDLMEKRVVGVLHELLSLTLHKKTKRNYLRSLREELNLPHKFTRIFTRYPGIFYLSLKCKTTTITLREGYQSGKLVDPHPLVRHRDKFYRVMQTGLLYRGDGSLNHDGNNSLVENDELRSEESGEEEVETSDELSEGESSDELCEGEE; from the coding sequence ATGAACAAAAATGGCGTCATTCCGTGGATGAGGCAGCAATGGCGGGGCATAGTGAAAGTGCGTTTGAAATGGGTGAAGAACCGAAGCCTCGATCACGTCATCGACAAGGAAACCGATCTCAAAGCGGCCTGTCTCCTGAAAGACGCTATCAATCGCTCTTCCACCGCCTTCCTCACGGCGAAATCCGTTGCAGACTGGCAGAAGCTCCTCGGCCTCACCGTTCCCGTTCTCCGCTTCCTCCGCCGCTACCCCACCCTCTTCCAAGAGTTCCCGCACCCGCGCTGGCCCTCCCTCCCCTGCTTCCGCCTCACTGACACTGCACTTTTTCTCCACTCCCAGGAACTCGCACTCCACCAAGCTCACCAAAACAACGCAGTCGAACGCCTCTCCAAGCTCCTCATGATGACCCGCTCACGCGCCCTGCCCCTCTGTTCCCTCCACTCGCTCAAGTGGGACCTCGGCTTACCCGACTCCTTCGAGAAAACCCTCGTCCCCAACTTCCCTAACGACTTCCAGTTTGTCAAGTCCAACGGCGTCGTTTCGCTCAAACTAGCACGATGGCCTGAGGAATTCGCTGTGTCCGCGCTGCAACAGAGAAACGAGTGTGGGACCCACTACCGGGAATTCAAGCGGGGACAATCGGCATTGGCTTTCCCGATGAAGTTTCCCAGGGGTTACGGCGCGCAGAAGAAGGTGAGGACGTGGATGGAGGAGTTTCAGAAGCTGCCTTATGTTTCTCCCTATGTTGATTCCTCCAAGATTGATCCCAACAGCGATTTGATGGAGAAGCGCGTGGTTGGGGTTCTGCACGAGCTTTTGAGTTTAACTCTgcacaagaaaacaaagaggAACTACTTGAGGAGCTTGAGGGAAGAGTTGAATCTTCCGCACAAGTTTACCCGGATTTTCACTCGGTATCCCGGCATCTTTTACCTCTCACTGAAGTGTAAAACGACCACTATTACTCTCAGGGAAGGGTACCAGAGTGGGAAACTGGTTGACCCCCACCCTCTTGTCCGACATAGAGATAAATTCTACCGTGTCATGCAGACGGGGCTTCTCTATCGCGGGGATGGGTCATTGAATCACGACGGCAACAATTCGTTGGTCGAGAATGATGAGCTAAGAAGTGAGGAATCCGGGGAGGAAGAGGTTGAAACG